In Podarcis muralis chromosome 14, rPodMur119.hap1.1, whole genome shotgun sequence, one genomic interval encodes:
- the COX19 gene encoding cytochrome c oxidase assembly protein COX19, with protein MSTAMNFGTKSFKPRPPDKGAFPLDHFGECTAFKEKFMKCLRENSFENALCRQESKEYLECRMERQLMAKEPLAKLGFKDLIEEKSETQPETL; from the exons ATGTCTACGGCTATGAACTTCGGGACGAAAAGCTTCAAGCCGAGGCCGCCGGACAAAGGCGCTTTCCCTCTGGATCATTTCG GTGAATGTACAGCTTTCAAAGAAAAATTCATGAAGTGTCTGAGGGAGAACAGCTTTGAGAATGCATTGTGCAGGCAGGAATCAAAGGAATATTTAGAATGCAGAATGGAGAG acAACTTATGGCCAAAGAACCACTGGCAAAATTGGGATTTAAAGACCTAATAGAAGAAAAATCAGAAACCCAACCGGAGACATTGTGA